The following are encoded together in the Eptesicus fuscus isolate TK198812 chromosome 16, DD_ASM_mEF_20220401, whole genome shotgun sequence genome:
- the DCTN1 gene encoding dynactin subunit 1 isoform X1 produces MSAEASARPLRVGSRVEVIGKGHRGTVAYVGATLFATGKWVGVILDEAKGKNDGTVQGRKYFTCDEGHGIFVRQSQIQVFEDGADTTSPETPDSSASKALKREGTDSAAKTSKLPTRPASSTGVAGASSSLGPSGSASAGELSSSEPSTPAQTPLAAPVIPTPALTSPGAAPPLPSPSKEEEGLKAQVRDLEEKLETLRLKRAEDKAKLKELEKHKIQLEQVQEWKSKMQEQQADLQRRLKEARKEAKEALEAKERYMEEMADTADAIEMATLDKEMAEERAESLQQEVEALKERVDELTTDLEILKAEIEEKGSDGAASSYQLKQLEEQNARLKDALVRMRDLSSSEKQEHVKLQKLMEKKNQELEVVRQQRERLQEELSQAESTIDELKEQVDAALGAEEMVEMLTDRNLNLEEKVRELRETVGDLEAINEMNDELQENARETELELREQLDMAGARVREAQKRVEAAQETVADYQQTIKKYRQLTAHLQDVNRELTNQQEASVERQQQPPPETFDFKIKFAETKAHAKAIEMELRQMEVAQANRHTSLLTAFMPDSFLRPGGDHDCVLVLLLMPRLICKAELIRKQAQEKFELSENCSERPGLRGAVGEQLSFAAGLVYSLSLLQATLHRYEHALSQCTVDVYKKVGSLYPEMSAHERSLDFLIELLHKDQLDETVNVEPLTKAIKYYQHLYSIHLAEQPEDSTMQLADHIKFTQSALDCMGVEVGRLRAFLQGGQEASDIALLLRDLETSCSDIRQFCKKIRRRMPGTDAPGIPAALAFGPQVSDTLLDCRKHLTWVVAVLQEVAAAAAQLIAPLAENEGLPVAALEELAFKASEQIYGSPSSSPYECLRQSCNILISTMNKLATAMQEGEYDAERPPSKPPPVELRAAALRAEITDAEGLGLKLEDRETVIKELKKSLKIKGEELSEANVRLSLLEKKLDSAAKDADERIEKVQTRLEETQALLRKKEKDFEETMDALQADIDQLEAEKAELKQRLNSQSKRTIEGLRGPPPSGIATLVSGIAGEEPQRGGSPGQAPGSMPGPGLVKDSPLLLQQISAMRLHISQLQHENSILKGAQMKASLAALPPLHVAKLSFPPREGSGSELAPGALYRKTNQLLETLNQLSTHTHVVDITRTNPAAKSPSAQLLEQVAQLKSLSDTIEKLKDEVLKETVSQRPGATVPTAFATFPSSAFLRAKEEQQDDTVYLGKVTFSCAAGLGQRHRLVLTQEQLHQLHGRLIF; encoded by the exons ATCCAGGTATTTGAAGATGGAGCAGATACAACTTCCCCAGAGACACCTGATTCTTCTGCCTCAAAGGCCCTCAAAAGAG AGGGAACTGACTCAGCTGCAAAGACCAGCAAACTG CCCACCCGTCCAGCTAGTAGTACTGGGGTGGCCGGAGCCAGTAGCTCCCTGGGCCCCTCTGGCTCGGCATCAGCAGGTGAGCTGAGTAGCAGTGAGCCCAGCACCCCGGCTCAGACTCCGCTGGCAGCACCCGTCATCCCCACGCCGGCCCTCACCTCTCCTGGAGCAGctcccccacttccttctccctccaaG gaggaggaggggctgaagGCCCAGGTACGGGACCTGGAGGAGAAGCTGGAGACCCTGCGGCTGAAACGGGCAGAAGACAAGGCAAAGCTGAAGGAGCTGGAGAAGCACAAGATCCAGCTGGAGCAGGTGCAGGAATGGAAGAGCAAaatgcaggagcagcaggcagaccTGCAGCGGCGTCTCAAAGAGGCGAGGAAG GAAGCCAAGGAGGCGCTGGAAGCAAAGGAACGCTACATGGAGGAGATGGCCGACACTGCCGACGCCATCGAGATGGCCACTCTGGACAAGGAGATGGCTGAAGAGCGGGCCGAGTCCCTGCAGCAGGAGGTGGAGGCGCTGAAGGAGCGTGTGGATGAGCTCACCACTGACTTGGAGATTCTCAAGGCTGAGATTGAAGAGAAGG GCTCAGATGGGGCTGCATCCAGTTATCAGCTCAAGCAGCTCGAGGAGCAGAATGCCCGCCTGAAGGATGCCCTGGTGAG GATGCGGGATCTTTCTTCCTCAGAGAAGCAGGAGCATGTGAAACTCCAGAAGCTCATGGAAAAGAAGAACCAAGAGCTGGAGGTTGTGAGGCAACAGCGGGAGCGTCTGCAGGAGGAGCTGAGCCAGGCAGAGAGCACCATCGATGAACTCAAGGAGCAG GTGGATGCTGCTCTGGGTGCTGAGGAGATGGTGGAGATGCTGACAGACCGGAACCTGAATCTGGAAGAGAAAGTGCGGGAATTGAGAGAGACCGTGGGGGACTTG GAAGCAATAAATGAGATGAATGATGAGCTGCAGGAGAATGCACGTGAGACGGAACTGGAGTTGCGGGAGCAGCTGGACATGGCGGGCGCCCGGGTACGGGAGGCCCAGAAGCGTGTGGAGGCGGCCCAGGAGACAGTTGCAGACTACCAGCAAACCATAAAGAAATACCGCCAGCTGACCGCCCACCTGCAG GATGTGAATCGGGAACTGACAAACCAGCAGGAAGCATCTGtggagcggcagcagcagccaccCCCGGAGACTTTTGACTTCAAAATCAAGTTTGCTGAGACGAAGGCCCATGCCAAG GCAATTGAGATGGAACTGAGGCAGATGGAGGTGGCCCAGGCCAACAGGCACACATCCCTGCTGACAGCCTTCATGCCCGACAGCTTCCTTCGGCCAGGTGGGGACCATGACTGCGTCCTGGTGCTGCTGCTCATGCCTCGTCTCATTTGCAAG GCAGAGCTGATCCGGAAGCAGGCCCAGGAGAAGTTTGAACTAAGTGAGAACTGTTCAGAGCGGCCCGGGCTTCGAGGAGCTGTGGGGGAGCAGCTCAGCTTTGCCGCTGGGCTGGTGTACTCGCTGAGTCTGCTGCAAGCTACACTCCACCGCTATGAGCA TGCCCTCTCTCAGTGCACCGTGGATGTCTATAAGAAGGTGGGCAGCCTCTATCCTGAGATGAGTGCCCATGAGCGCTCCCTGGACTTCCTCATTGAGCTGCTGCACAAGGACCAGCTGGATGAGACTGTCAATGTCGAGCCTCTCACCAAGGCCATCAAGTACTACCAG CATCTGTACAGCATCCACCTTGCCGAACAGCCTGAGGACAGTACCATGCAGCTGGCTGACCACATCAAG ttcacccagagtgCCCTGGACTGCATGGGCGTGGAGGTGGGACGGCTGCGTGCCTTCTTGCAG ggtgggcaggaggcttcAGACATTGCCCTCCTGCTCCGGGACCTGGAAACATCGTGCAGTGACATCCGCCAGTTTTGTAAGAAGATCCGAAGGCGAATGCCAGGGACAGATGCTCCTGGGATCCCAGCGGCTCTGGCCTTTGGACCACAG GTGTCCGACACACTCCTTGACTGCAGGAAACACTTGACATGGGTGGTGGCTGTGCTGCAGGAggtggcagctgctgctgctcagctCATTGCCCCTCTGGCGGAGAATGAGGGACTGCCTGTGGCTGCCCTGGAGGAGCTGGCTTTCAAAGCAAGCGAGCAG ATCTATGGcagcccctccagcagcccctATGAGTGTCTGCGCCAGTCATGCAACATCCTCATCAGCACCATGAACAAGCTGGCCACAGCCATGCAGGAGGGAGAGTACGATGCCGAACGGCCCCCCAGCAAG CCTCCCCCTGTCGAGCTGCGGGCTGCAGCCCTTCGTGCAGAGATCACGGATGCCGAAGGCCTGGGCTTGAAGCTTGAAGACCGAGAGACAGTTATCAAGGAGTTGAAGAAGTCACTCAAGATCAAG ggggAGGAGCTGAGCGAGGCCAACGTGCGGCTGAGCCTCCTAGAGAAGAAGCTGGACAGTGCGGCCAAGGACGCCGACGAGCGCATCGAGAAGGTGCAGACGCGGCTGGAGGAGACCCAGGCCCTGCTGCGGAAGAAGGAGAA AGACTTCGAGGAGACGATGGATGCACTCCAGGCCGACATTGACCAGCTAGAGGCAGAGAAGGCAGAGCTGAAGCAGCGGCTGAACAGCCAGTCCAAGCGCACGATCGAGGGGCTCCGGGGGCCCCCTCCTTCGGGTATTGCTACCCTGGTCTCTGGCATTGCTGGTG AAGAACCACAGCGAG GAGGCTCGCCTGGGCAGGCACCTGGGTCTATGCCAGGCCCGGGGCTGGTGAAGGACTCGCCGCTGCTGCTTCAGCAGATCTCTGCCATGAGGCTGCACATCTCCCAGCTTCAGCATGAGAACAGCATCCTCAAG GGCGCCCAGATGAAGGCCTCCttagcagccctgccccctctgcaTGTGGCAAAGCTCTCCTTCCCACCCCGGGAGGGCTCTGGCAGTGAGTTAGCCCCTGGAGCGCTGTATCGTAAGACCAACCAGCTGCTGGAGACATTGAATCAGCTGAGCACGCACACCCACGTAGTAGACATCACTCGCACCAACCCTG CTGCCAAGAGCCCGTCGGCCCAGCTCCTGGAGCAAGTGGCTCAGCTCAAGTCCCTAAGCGACACCATCGAGAAGCTCAAG GATGAGGTCCTCAAGGAGACTGTGTCGCAGCGCCCTGGAGCCACAGTCCCCACGGCCTTTGCCACCTTCCCTTCCTCAGCCTTCCTCAGG GccaaggaggagcagcaggacgACACTGTCTACCTGGGCAAAGTGACCTTCTCGTGTGCGGCTGGCCTCGGACAGCGACACCGGCTCGTGCTGACCCAGGAGCAGCTGCACCAGCTGCACGGCCGCCTCATCTTTTAA